One region of Chryseobacterium muglaense genomic DNA includes:
- a CDS encoding glycine-rich domain-containing protein: protein MMNKDLWKKVEQFNFDQPPSEYDFTLRLASENYWTQNFTKQAILEYKKFMYLAAVSDMMVSPSEIVDTVWHQHLIFTKSYSEFCTILGKQIQHIPSTHNKEDFQKFKLAKERTTKLYETNFGKQPESIWNHANPYEILNLKKSNFKLRTSLVVGIIAFIILIFPLYFLLKPLYLNIKNPDFIILFLGLITVSIAGLEWYNRRKFAQTIHLFDKDSFVFDLQPYELIYFQNKNISSVINGAVNELIDNGSIKINEDKTISTNKLTLIKSREHQQVIDLLNELGKTSYPNILIQLITKPAFSNITKSMEAIKKYFNRSKAFSNLFVLNIVVFLSLIMFGFLRITTGILRDKPILLISFAVVILSFMMIGYLFRLTNLFSSKVLPDLYKTVILPKKNTNNNWQWSYFLMGSAVLTTSFVPLTAQSTYNGSSGGCGTSSSSDSSCGGSSCSSCGGCGGD, encoded by the coding sequence ATGATGAATAAAGATCTTTGGAAAAAAGTTGAACAGTTTAATTTTGATCAGCCTCCAAGTGAATATGATTTTACACTGAGATTGGCTAGCGAAAATTACTGGACTCAGAATTTCACAAAACAGGCGATTTTAGAATACAAAAAATTCATGTATCTGGCTGCTGTTTCAGATATGATGGTTTCGCCATCAGAAATTGTAGATACGGTTTGGCATCAACATCTTATTTTCACGAAGTCTTATTCAGAATTTTGCACGATTTTAGGAAAACAGATCCAGCATATTCCTTCTACTCACAATAAAGAAGATTTTCAAAAATTTAAACTCGCCAAAGAACGGACAACAAAACTGTATGAAACCAATTTTGGAAAGCAACCTGAAAGTATTTGGAATCATGCAAATCCGTATGAAATTTTAAATCTGAAAAAATCGAACTTTAAACTGAGAACTTCATTAGTTGTAGGAATAATTGCATTTATAATTCTGATTTTCCCACTTTATTTTTTGCTGAAACCTTTATATTTAAATATTAAAAATCCTGATTTTATTATTTTATTTTTAGGATTAATCACCGTTTCTATTGCCGGATTGGAATGGTACAACCGAAGAAAATTTGCACAAACTATTCATTTATTCGATAAAGATTCTTTTGTCTTTGATCTTCAGCCTTACGAATTAATTTATTTTCAAAATAAAAATATTTCGTCTGTCATCAACGGAGCCGTGAACGAACTGATTGACAATGGTTCTATAAAAATAAATGAAGATAAAACAATCAGCACTAACAAATTAACGTTGATAAAATCACGAGAACATCAACAGGTTATTGACTTATTGAATGAGCTTGGGAAAACTTCCTATCCCAATATTTTAATTCAGTTAATTACAAAACCTGCGTTTTCAAACATCACTAAATCGATGGAAGCCATTAAAAAATATTTTAACCGATCGAAAGCTTTCTCCAATTTATTTGTTTTGAATATTGTTGTTTTCCTATCATTAATCATGTTTGGATTTCTCAGAATTACGACCGGAATTTTACGTGATAAACCTATTTTACTGATAAGTTTTGCTGTTGTTATTTTAAGTTTTATGATGATAGGCTATTTATTCAGGCTTACCAATTTATTTAGTTCTAAAGTTTTACCCGACTTATATAAAACCGTTATATTGCCGAAAAAAAACACCAACAACAATTGGCAATGGAGCTACTTCCTCATGGGATCAGCAGTTTTAACAACTTCTTTCGTTCCATTAACAGCTCAATCAACTTATAATGGCTCAAGTGGCGGGTGCGGAACTTCATCATCTTCAGATTCATCTTGTGGTGGAAGCTCGTGCAGCAGTTGCGGAGGTTGTGGCGGAGATTAA
- a CDS encoding NAD(P)/FAD-dependent oxidoreductase, translating into MREIEYEVIIIGGSYSGLSAAMALGRSLRKTLVIDSGKPCNEQTPHSHNFLTQDGKTPKEITESAKMQVSDYETVHFHQGKVVDAKKTETSFEIITEKGEKFHSKKLIIATGITDEIPNIKGFKESWGISLIHCPYCHGYEYKGKKTAIIANGDKAVHISSLVKNLTEDVTIITRGNANFTDEQLEKLRRNNIQIIESEISELKHQNGIVESIIFSDQSEMQFDAVYGAFPFHQHSEIPKNLGCEFTEFGHIKTDQFQKTNVPGLFVCGDNSSMMRSVSNAVMTGNVAGAMVNMELVTDCF; encoded by the coding sequence ATGAGAGAAATAGAATACGAAGTAATTATTATTGGCGGAAGTTATTCAGGGCTTTCTGCTGCGATGGCTTTAGGAAGATCATTAAGAAAAACTTTAGTGATAGACAGTGGAAAACCGTGCAATGAGCAAACTCCACATTCTCATAATTTCCTGACTCAAGATGGAAAAACACCCAAAGAAATTACAGAAAGTGCAAAAATGCAAGTAAGCGACTATGAAACTGTTCATTTTCATCAAGGAAAAGTAGTGGATGCAAAAAAAACTGAAACCAGTTTTGAAATCATAACAGAAAAAGGAGAAAAATTTCATTCAAAAAAACTGATTATTGCAACCGGAATTACAGATGAAATTCCAAATATCAAAGGTTTTAAAGAATCTTGGGGTATCTCTTTAATTCATTGTCCTTATTGTCACGGCTACGAATACAAAGGCAAAAAAACAGCGATTATTGCCAATGGTGATAAAGCGGTACATATTTCTTCTCTTGTTAAAAATTTAACCGAAGATGTAACGATTATCACAAGAGGAAATGCCAATTTTACCGACGAGCAATTAGAAAAACTGAGACGAAATAATATTCAAATTATTGAAAGTGAAATTTCTGAATTGAAGCACCAAAATGGAATCGTTGAGAGCATTATTTTTTCAGACCAAAGCGAAATGCAGTTTGATGCAGTTTACGGAGCTTTTCCTTTTCATCAACACTCTGAAATTCCAAAAAATTTAGGGTGTGAGTTTACAGAATTTGGTCACATTAAAACAGATCAGTTTCAGAAAACTAATGTTCCCGGTCTTTTTGTTTGTGGAGATAATTCTTCTATGATGCGCTCGGTTTCTAACGCAGTGATGACCGGAAATGTAGCCGGCGCAATGGTGAATATGGAATTGGTGACAGATTGTTTTTAG
- a CDS encoding Fur family transcriptional regulator, giving the protein MIRRSTPTKEAVLQVLAGSRKAMSSDAVMQKVDISIDRATIYRVLNRFCEDGILHRIVAEDGKQYFAVCIKCDKKKLADHHFHFRCTKCETIECLPNEVQFSLEKGYLVESVNCILTGICKECA; this is encoded by the coding sequence ATGATAAGAAGAAGTACTCCCACCAAAGAAGCTGTTTTGCAGGTTTTAGCAGGCTCTCGTAAAGCGATGAGTTCAGATGCAGTGATGCAAAAAGTTGATATCAGTATTGACCGTGCCACAATTTATCGTGTTCTCAATCGGTTCTGTGAGGACGGGATTCTCCATAGAATCGTTGCAGAAGACGGAAAGCAGTATTTTGCTGTTTGTATAAAATGTGATAAAAAAAAACTGGCAGATCATCATTTTCATTTCAGATGTACAAAATGCGAAACGATAGAATGTCTGCCGAATGAAGTTCAGTTTTCCTTAGAGAAAGGTTATTTAGTTGAAAGCGTCAATTGCATTTTAACGGGAATTTGTAAGGAGTGTGCATAA
- a CDS encoding S41 family peptidase, with protein MKKTCILLIFFIFQQSIFAQKDQYYDFIKTWNFIKYYHPDVAGKKIDADSLFLVKVKNINFQDDFNSVTNKLTVNLNKKFTTPAPAETSQDIFSKNQNFDWFRKSKKVNQKNKDFLNSIYENRYNFELSKDKKSVSEEKKYAFPKEENLTQEYRLLALAKIQGVVDYLFPHKYLMDKNFDTFFKNMLNESLTVNTRKDFEIILAKLVSKLEDSHAFKFYRELNYRNDFLFSASYYSPFDYKIVDNYLLVTDIVFPEICTKANIKKGDRITEINGEKISQIIDKKSRLLSVSNYEKLIYELSSYQNNLIWPDNNSQKLLKIKSGNKTFTANTEFINTLDKTQVNILSNYINNKNQKWATRELINKDIAYFNINNTLQFINDIGDDKIDAKMESIILDASKKKAMVFDMRGYPDWGGFIFHYVYKYFSPAENYFYKYYAPNLKNIGTFVYLKDSYHYFPEIKDMKTMPYSGKVFIIVNPETRSASEWYTMSLQKIFPQSITIGQQTAGADGDVVRVNLPGNYVLDFTGNGIFYPDNSQTQQTGVRIDEIIKYKNQDFLDQKDLEFERVVNGLK; from the coding sequence ATGAAAAAAACATGCATTCTTCTTATCTTTTTTATATTTCAACAATCCATCTTCGCTCAGAAAGACCAGTATTATGACTTCATCAAAACCTGGAATTTCATTAAATATTATCATCCCGATGTGGCAGGCAAAAAAATTGATGCCGACAGTTTGTTTTTGGTGAAAGTAAAAAATATCAACTTTCAGGATGATTTTAATTCTGTCACAAACAAGTTAACTGTAAACCTCAATAAAAAATTCACAACTCCGGCTCCTGCAGAAACATCGCAAGACATTTTTTCAAAAAATCAAAACTTCGACTGGTTTAGAAAAAGTAAAAAAGTGAATCAAAAAAATAAGGATTTTCTTAATAGCATCTATGAAAACCGTTATAATTTTGAACTTTCAAAAGATAAAAAATCGGTAAGCGAAGAGAAAAAATATGCATTTCCTAAAGAAGAAAATCTAACGCAAGAATATCGTTTACTGGCTTTAGCTAAAATACAGGGAGTTGTAGATTACCTTTTTCCACATAAATATCTGATGGATAAAAACTTTGACACGTTCTTTAAAAATATGCTCAATGAAAGCCTTACAGTAAACACCCGAAAAGATTTTGAAATCATCCTGGCAAAACTTGTTTCTAAACTGGAAGACAGCCATGCCTTCAAATTCTATCGTGAACTCAATTACAGAAACGATTTTTTGTTTAGCGCTTCTTACTACTCGCCTTTCGATTATAAGATTGTAGATAATTATCTTCTGGTTACCGACATCGTATTTCCCGAAATATGTACAAAAGCAAACATAAAAAAAGGAGATAGAATCACAGAAATCAATGGTGAAAAAATATCACAAATTATCGATAAGAAAAGCAGATTACTTTCCGTTTCTAATTATGAAAAGTTAATATATGAACTTTCTTCCTACCAAAACAATCTTATTTGGCCAGATAATAATTCACAAAAATTATTAAAAATAAAATCTGGTAATAAAACATTTACCGCAAATACCGAGTTTATAAATACTTTAGATAAAACACAGGTCAATATACTTTCAAATTACATAAACAATAAGAACCAAAAATGGGCGACCCGAGAACTAATTAATAAAGATATTGCCTATTTTAATATTAATAACACGCTACAATTCATCAACGATATAGGTGATGATAAGATTGATGCAAAGATGGAAAGCATTATTCTTGATGCCTCAAAGAAAAAAGCAATGGTTTTTGATATGAGAGGGTATCCGGATTGGGGCGGTTTTATTTTTCATTATGTGTATAAATACTTTTCACCCGCCGAAAATTATTTTTATAAATATTACGCTCCCAATCTCAAAAACATTGGAACTTTTGTTTACCTGAAAGATTCTTATCATTATTTCCCTGAAATTAAAGATATGAAGACGATGCCCTATTCCGGTAAAGTTTTTATTATCGTTAATCCTGAAACCCGAAGCGCAAGTGAATGGTACACGATGAGCTTACAGAAAATCTTTCCTCAGTCGATTACAATCGGTCAGCAAACTGCCGGTGCCGATGGTGATGTAGTAAGAGTAAATCTTCCCGGAAATTACGTTTTAGACTTTACCGGAAACGGAATTTTTTATCCCGACAATTCGCAAACCCAACAAACAGGAGTGAGAATCGATGAAATCATTAAATATAAAAATCAAGATTTTTTAGATCAAAAAGATTTGGAATTTGAGAGGGTTGTAAATGGTTTGAAATAA
- the pafA gene encoding alkaline phosphatase PafA produces the protein MFRKISIAAAALLSVITINAQKNKSNQVDRPKLVVGLVIDQMRWDYLYRYYGKYGNDGFKRLLNKGYSLNNVHIPYVPTVTALGHTSIYTGSVPAIHGIAGNDWTDKETGKNVYCTADENVQPVGTTNVKVGSHSPKNLWSTTVTDELRLATNFQGKVVGVSLKDRASILPAGHTPNGAYWFDDSTGDFITSTYYMNDLPQWVKSFNSQNLPDQLVANGWNTLLPINQYTESSPDNSPWEGLLGSSKTPVFPYNNLAEDYKTKKDNIRYTPFGNTLTLKLAEASVEGENLGADDVTDILAINLASTDYAGHKFGPNSIEVEDVYLRLDQDLAQFFKYLDGKVGKNQYTVFVSADHGGAHSVGFLKEHKINTGFFGEGMEKSLNEKLKAKFGVDKLINGVDNYQIYFDRKLMADNNLELEDIKEFAIHELEKDPTVLYAVSTTEVQEATIPEPIKQRIINGINRQRSGDIQLISHDSMLPPYSKTGTTHSVWNSYDAHIPLIFMGWGIKHGESNKQYHMTDIAPTVSALLHIQFPSGNVGNPITEVIGR, from the coding sequence ATGTTTAGGAAAATTTCAATTGCTGCAGCTGCATTGCTGTCTGTAATTACAATCAATGCTCAGAAAAATAAAAGCAATCAGGTTGATAGACCCAAATTGGTAGTAGGTTTGGTAATCGACCAGATGAGGTGGGATTATCTTTACCGATATTACGGCAAATACGGGAATGATGGTTTCAAAAGACTTTTAAATAAAGGATATTCTTTAAATAACGTACATATTCCTTATGTTCCTACCGTAACGGCTTTGGGGCATACTTCTATTTATACAGGCTCGGTTCCAGCGATTCACGGGATTGCCGGAAATGACTGGACGGATAAAGAAACCGGAAAAAATGTGTACTGTACAGCCGATGAAAATGTACAGCCTGTCGGTACAACCAATGTGAAAGTAGGAAGTCATTCACCGAAAAATCTTTGGTCTACAACCGTTACAGACGAATTAAGATTGGCAACAAACTTTCAGGGTAAAGTGGTTGGAGTTTCTTTAAAAGACAGAGCTTCAATTCTTCCGGCGGGTCACACGCCAAATGGAGCGTATTGGTTTGACGATTCTACCGGTGATTTTATTACGAGTACTTATTATATGAATGATTTGCCACAATGGGTGAAGTCTTTCAATTCGCAAAACTTGCCGGATCAGTTGGTTGCAAACGGTTGGAATACTTTATTACCGATTAATCAATATACAGAAAGTTCACCAGATAATTCTCCTTGGGAAGGGCTTTTAGGAAGTTCAAAAACACCTGTTTTTCCTTACAATAATTTGGCTGAAGATTATAAAACTAAAAAAGACAACATCCGTTACACACCTTTTGGAAATACTTTAACTTTAAAACTGGCTGAAGCTTCTGTGGAAGGTGAAAATTTGGGAGCTGATGACGTGACTGATATTTTAGCCATCAATTTAGCTTCAACAGATTATGCAGGACATAAATTTGGCCCGAATTCTATTGAAGTAGAAGATGTTTATCTAAGACTTGATCAGGATTTAGCTCAATTTTTCAAGTATTTAGACGGAAAAGTAGGGAAGAACCAATATACGGTTTTTGTTTCGGCAGATCATGGTGGAGCGCATTCTGTAGGTTTCCTGAAAGAGCATAAGATCAATACAGGATTTTTTGGCGAAGGAATGGAAAAAAGCTTAAATGAAAAGCTGAAAGCTAAGTTTGGAGTTGATAAATTAATTAATGGAGTTGATAATTATCAGATTTATTTTGACAGAAAATTAATGGCTGATAATAATCTTGAGCTTGAAGATATTAAAGAATTTGCAATTCATGAACTGGAAAAAGATCCAACAGTTTTATACGCAGTTTCTACAACAGAAGTACAGGAAGCAACGATTCCTGAACCGATCAAACAAAGAATTATCAATGGAATCAACAGACAGAGAAGTGGTGATATTCAGCTGATTTCTCATGATTCTATGCTTCCTCCATATTCAAAAACAGGAACTACACACAGTGTTTGGAATTCTTACGATGCACACATTCCTTTGATTTTTATGGGATGGGGAATTAAGCATGGTGAAAGCAACAAACAATATCACATGACAGACATTGCACCCACGGTTTCTGCCTTGTTACACATTCAGTTTCCAAGCGGAAATGTAGGGAATCCGATTACGGAAGTGATTGGAAGATAA
- a CDS encoding barstar family protein: protein MSTIYIDFTEIGDYEDFYTQLKEKIKLPEHFGDNLDALSDVISGELEMPLHIEFVNLSVDQLELFEDLLITLEDAEDEVENFTFTYFLEQYEDEDEEIDEQ, encoded by the coding sequence ATGAGCACAATATACATCGACTTTACAGAAATCGGAGATTATGAAGATTTTTATACTCAACTTAAAGAAAAGATAAAACTTCCGGAACATTTCGGGGATAATCTGGATGCACTTTCAGATGTAATTTCTGGTGAACTGGAAATGCCTTTGCATATCGAGTTTGTGAATTTAAGCGTTGATCAGCTTGAACTTTTTGAAGATCTTTTAATCACTTTGGAAGATGCTGAAGATGAAGTCGAAAATTTCACTTTCACTTATTTTCTTGAGCAATATGAAGATGAGGACGAAGAAATTGATGAACAATAA
- a CDS encoding matrixin family metalloprotease has product MKRSSFLFVIIVFLSYCSCSKKKDVTIKNDKTITILVQPFKDMNSETTKFVANEIKKVYPNIRVLDAIDLPKESYYKERNRYRADSIIKYLSKNTTEGFVTIGLTTKDISTTKGSIKDFGVMGLGFKPGKSCIASNFRLSKSNKNEQFFKAAIHEIGHTQGLKHCPEKSCFMRDAEGKNPIDEETDFCNNCKSFLKTKNWKFK; this is encoded by the coding sequence TTGAAAAGAAGTAGTTTTTTATTTGTAATTATCGTTTTCTTATCGTACTGCTCATGTAGCAAGAAAAAAGATGTAACTATAAAAAATGATAAAACGATTACTATTTTAGTTCAGCCTTTCAAAGACATGAATTCTGAAACAACAAAATTTGTTGCCAACGAAATTAAAAAAGTTTATCCTAACATAAGAGTTCTTGATGCTATTGATTTGCCAAAGGAAAGCTATTACAAAGAAAGAAACCGTTATAGAGCAGATTCCATTATCAAATATTTAAGTAAAAATACGACAGAAGGATTTGTAACAATAGGTTTAACTACAAAAGATATCAGTACAACAAAAGGTTCGATTAAAGATTTTGGTGTTATGGGACTAGGTTTTAAGCCTGGGAAATCTTGTATTGCATCAAATTTCAGATTAAGCAAAAGCAATAAAAATGAACAGTTTTTTAAAGCCGCAATACATGAAATCGGTCATACTCAAGGTCTTAAACACTGTCCTGAAAAATCATGTTTTATGAGAGATGCTGAAGGTAAAAATCCTATAGATGAAGAAACTGACTTTTGTAATAATTGTAAAAGCTTTTTAAAAACTAAAAATTGGAAGTTTAAATAA
- a CDS encoding ribonuclease domain-containing protein, with translation MNPKIRSLFFACLGLLFGMSVMYIYNNFIADKKTDTAIENKFQTKEASTPENSSEIYSITQEDVVINYVKQNHQLPDYYITKNEAKKLGWNASQGNLCEVLPRKAIGGDYFGNREGKLPKDEKYFEADVNYSCGNRNSDRIVFTKNGEVYLTKNHYKSFEKK, from the coding sequence ATGAATCCTAAAATACGCTCGCTTTTCTTTGCCTGTCTCGGACTTCTTTTCGGAATGTCTGTGATGTACATTTATAATAATTTTATTGCAGATAAAAAAACAGATACTGCAATTGAAAATAAATTTCAAACTAAAGAAGCAAGTACACCCGAAAACAGCAGTGAAATCTACTCGATAACGCAGGAAGATGTGGTAATTAATTATGTAAAGCAAAACCATCAACTTCCCGATTATTACATCACGAAAAATGAAGCTAAAAAACTGGGTTGGAATGCTTCTCAGGGAAATCTTTGTGAAGTTTTACCAAGAAAAGCAATTGGTGGAGATTATTTTGGAAACCGTGAAGGTAAACTTCCAAAAGATGAAAAATATTTTGAAGCCGATGTTAATTACAGCTGCGGAAACAGAAATTCTGACAGAATTGTTTTTACTAAAAATGGTGAAGTTTATTTAACCAAAAATCATTACAAAAGTTTTGAAAAGAAGTAG
- the nadE gene encoding NAD(+) synthase: protein MQTQKVIDHIVQWLKDYAEKSGAKGYVLGVSGGVDSGVVSTLAAMTGLKTLLIEMPIRQKEDQVNRAWEHMNDLKSKFSNVEAMSVNLTPAFEELYKTFDVHDDEFPNEKLAFANTRSRLRMLTLYYYGQINGLLVCGTGNKVEDFGIGFYTKYGDGGVDVSPIADLYKTEVYELARALNLVKNIQEAIPTDGLWDAERTDEMQIGATYPELEKIQKEWGTKTEADYSGRDLEVFKIFSRMNKAAQHKINPIPVCDINEEWRS from the coding sequence ATGCAGACACAAAAAGTAATCGATCATATCGTACAATGGCTAAAAGATTATGCCGAAAAATCAGGCGCTAAAGGTTATGTACTCGGAGTTTCGGGCGGTGTAGATTCGGGAGTGGTTTCTACTTTGGCAGCAATGACAGGTTTGAAAACGTTGTTGATCGAGATGCCGATCCGCCAAAAAGAAGATCAGGTAAACCGTGCCTGGGAACATATGAATGATCTGAAATCTAAATTCTCGAATGTAGAGGCAATGTCGGTAAATCTTACGCCAGCTTTTGAAGAATTGTACAAAACTTTTGACGTGCATGATGATGAATTTCCAAACGAGAAATTGGCTTTTGCGAATACAAGATCTCGTTTGAGAATGTTGACTTTGTATTATTACGGGCAAATCAATGGTCTTTTGGTTTGCGGAACGGGAAATAAAGTAGAAGATTTCGGAATTGGTTTTTATACAAAATATGGTGATGGCGGTGTTGATGTCTCTCCTATCGCAGATCTTTATAAAACCGAAGTTTATGAATTGGCAAGAGCTTTAAATCTTGTAAAAAATATTCAGGAAGCGATTCCTACAGATGGACTTTGGGATGCAGAAAGAACCGACGAAATGCAGATTGGAGCCACTTATCCTGAACTTGAAAAAATTCAGAAAGAATGGGGAACAAAAACTGAAGCTGATTACAGCGGAAGAGATTTGGAAGTCTTTAAAATTTTCAGCAGAATGAATAAAGCGGCTCAACATAAAATTAATCCGATTCCTGTTTGTGATATTAATGAAGAATGGAGAAGTTAA
- a CDS encoding GNAT family N-acetyltransferase has translation MYLETQRLILRKLEEADYERLFLLDSNPEVMKYIGIPTLSKVEESKEVVKMIMQQYQDNGVGRLAVIEKESGLLIGWSGLKLNTSEVNGYQNFYELGYRFLPETWGKGYATESGKASLEYGFNDLKAEIIYAYAHCENQASNHILTKLGFEKTGEFTEPDGICFWYELKKENFK, from the coding sequence ATGTACTTAGAAACCCAAAGACTCATTTTAAGAAAATTGGAAGAAGCAGATTACGAGCGACTTTTCCTTCTCGACTCTAATCCCGAAGTCATGAAATATATCGGAATACCTACTCTTTCTAAAGTGGAAGAATCGAAAGAAGTGGTAAAAATGATCATGCAGCAATATCAAGATAATGGTGTTGGAAGACTTGCCGTAATCGAAAAAGAAAGCGGGCTTCTTATCGGCTGGAGCGGACTAAAGCTCAATACTTCCGAAGTAAATGGATATCAAAATTTCTATGAACTCGGTTACCGTTTTTTACCTGAAACGTGGGGAAAAGGTTACGCTACAGAATCAGGGAAAGCATCTTTGGAGTATGGTTTTAATGATTTAAAAGCTGAGATCATTTATGCCTATGCTCATTGTGAAAATCAGGCTTCCAATCACATTTTAACAAAACTAGGATTTGAAAAAACTGGTGAATTTACCGAACCAGACGGAATTTGTTTCTGGTATGAACTTAAAAAAGAAAATTTCAAATAA
- a CDS encoding leucine-rich repeat domain-containing protein codes for MKCKIITLLFMISAIHFFSCQNLVFKDKNLEKAVVENFDLNKDGFINQLEAEGVENLFAVKKGITMTDDLMYFKNAKMILLDNNSISNIFVKNLNKLELFSCAKCKTSTFTAENLNSLFSLFLDNNQITDISLKSTSGIDQLTISLNKLKAIDLSSLKYLRKLNIEHNQIQQLDISKNLNLERLNVIGNPLTESDIKKSTNNVTIFGLEKK; via the coding sequence ATGAAATGCAAAATAATTACTTTACTTTTTATGATTTCCGCAATTCATTTTTTCAGTTGTCAAAATTTGGTTTTTAAAGATAAAAACTTAGAGAAAGCGGTCGTAGAAAATTTTGATTTAAACAAAGACGGTTTCATTAATCAGCTTGAAGCAGAAGGAGTAGAAAATCTTTTCGCCGTGAAAAAAGGTATTACGATGACCGATGATTTAATGTATTTTAAAAATGCAAAAATGATTCTCCTTGATAATAATTCAATTTCAAATATTTTTGTTAAAAACCTAAATAAACTTGAACTTTTTTCTTGTGCAAAATGCAAAACATCGACCTTTACAGCAGAAAATTTGAATTCTTTATTCTCTCTTTTTCTTGATAACAATCAGATTACAGATATTTCGCTGAAATCTACGTCAGGAATTGATCAATTAACTATATCTTTAAATAAACTAAAAGCAATTGATCTAAGCAGTCTCAAGTATTTAAGGAAATTAAATATAGAACATAATCAGATTCAACAACTTGATATTTCTAAAAATTTAAACTTAGAAAGATTGAATGTTATAGGAAATCCTCTGACAGAAAGCGACATCAAAAAAAGCACAAACAATGTAACAATTTTCGGACTTGAAAAAAAATAA
- the gldB gene encoding gliding motility lipoprotein GldB, with protein sequence MKIFRIAALSCLLVLSLNSCKKEEGTNWKVEIKNPAEKVEVTDISKELYDVNVPLDQFKAKFPWFQGTVSDADFAKNRVNPDEIKIYKEAISKIDQTKLQKELQDLFSHIKYYFPEFKTPKVYLFSSTLQMIQDPIFFDDKTNFLFIDVSGFMRTNNVNYKGLETYFQKSMNPNNIVPKVSKIFAEQVVPFSPDHQKFIDLLVYNGKIMLLQDAFLPETPDYLKMDYDKKQYDWATANEANIYNYFVENNLIFGDDHRLVDRFINPGPFSKFYTEIDNESSPMVGVYIGWQICKEYLKKNPETKLTDFLKIDATEIFNKAGYKPKLEE encoded by the coding sequence ATGAAGATTTTTAGAATTGCAGCACTTTCATGCCTTTTAGTTTTAAGTTTAAACTCTTGCAAAAAAGAGGAGGGAACTAATTGGAAAGTAGAAATAAAAAATCCTGCCGAGAAGGTAGAGGTTACTGATATTTCAAAAGAATTGTATGATGTAAATGTTCCTTTGGATCAGTTTAAAGCTAAATTTCCCTGGTTTCAGGGAACGGTTTCGGATGCCGATTTTGCTAAAAACAGAGTGAATCCTGATGAAATAAAGATTTACAAAGAGGCAATTTCAAAAATAGATCAGACAAAGCTTCAGAAAGAACTTCAGGATTTGTTTTCACACATCAAATATTATTTCCCAGAGTTTAAAACGCCGAAAGTATATCTGTTTTCATCAACATTACAGATGATTCAGGATCCTATATTTTTTGATGATAAAACCAATTTTCTGTTTATTGATGTGAGTGGTTTTATGCGAACAAATAATGTAAATTATAAAGGTTTGGAGACTTATTTTCAGAAATCAATGAATCCGAATAACATTGTTCCTAAAGTATCAAAAATATTTGCAGAGCAAGTAGTTCCTTTTTCTCCCGATCATCAAAAATTTATTGATCTTTTGGTGTATAACGGAAAAATAATGCTGCTTCAGGATGCTTTTCTTCCAGAAACTCCCGATTATCTGAAAATGGATTACGATAAAAAACAATACGATTGGGCAACAGCAAATGAAGCCAATATTTACAATTATTTTGTTGAGAATAATTTAATTTTTGGAGACGATCACCGTTTGGTAGACCGTTTTATCAATCCGGGACCGTTTTCAAAATTTTATACTGAAATTGATAACGAATCTTCACCAATGGTCGGTGTTTACATCGGATGGCAGATTTGTAAAGAATATTTAAAGAAAAATCCTGAAACAAAACTGACTGATTTCCTTAAAATTGATGCCACGGAAATCTTTAACAAAGCAGGATATAAACCGAAATTAGAAGAGTAA